The following DNA comes from Aulosira sp. FACHB-615.
AGGTAATGATACTCTAAATGGTGGTGCTGGCAATGATATTCTTGTTGGTCGTGCTGGTAACGATACACTCACTGGTGGTTTGGGAAGAGATAGCTTTAATTTCAATTCCCGGACTGAAGGTATTGATAGAATTACTGATTTTAGTGTCATTGATGATACGATTTTTGTCTCTGCATCTGGTTTTGGTGGCGGCTTAGTTGCGGGTGCAGCGATCGCGGCTAATCGATTTGTCATTGGTGCAGCAGCGACTACAAGTAGTCAGAGATTTATTTATAACAATGTAACAGGCGGCTTGTTCTTTGATGCTGATGGTACAGGCGCGATCGCCAGAATCCAATTTGCTACACTCAGTGCTGGATTGTCTTTAACCAATGCAGATATTTTCGTTAATACTTAAGGATTTTTAATCACTATAGGAATCCGATTTGATTTCTGAATCTAGTTGTGTAGGCAGGGAGTAGGGAATGGGGAGTAGGGAGTAGGAAAGAAGCTTGACCTGGGTGTACTGATTTTTGAACGAGGGTGATAGGCGATCGTACTTCCATGTTCCCCAATGGTAGGGGCGTACGGTCGTACTTAGATTTTTTCTCCAAATCAAATCGGATTCCTATAGATTGACCATACTAGCAAGCAATTTGGAATAATTTATTCTTGGGATTTCTGAATGAATATGTGGACTAAACGCATCCAAAGATTGTGTCTATTTTGTCTTGGTCTATTTCTGATTCTAGTACTTTCGATTAATCATGCCGCAGCACAATCACCGCCATTCTATTGGGAATTTATGAATGTTAATATTGCCGTCCAAACTAACGGCGATATGTTAATTACTGAAACGCAAAAATATACATTTACGGGAGACTATAAAAATCAACGTTACCGCTATATTCCTATTGATAAATTAGACAAAATTACCGAAGTTTCCGTATCAGAAAACGGTAAATTATTACCTACCGCAACAGGAGTTAAAAACAATCAACTTTGGATTCGTTGGGAACATCAACTCAACCCGCCTGAAAGTCATACTTTTGTTTTGAAATACCGTGTTATTGGCGGATTACACGTAAATGACAATAATGCAAAAGTATACTGGAAAGCTATCTTTGCTGATCGTCAAGCCTCTATCAAACAAGCAAAAGTAACCGTAGAGCTTCCTGAACAATTCGCTGCTAGTATCAAAGATTTTCAGAGCTATGGAGTATCCGCAGATATCCGTCAAGTGAATACAAAAATCATTGAGTTTGTTGCTCAAGAAGCAATTGAACCAAAAAATGAGTTGGAAGTTCAGGTGACATTTGATCGCACAGGTACTAATGTAACG
Coding sequences within:
- a CDS encoding DUF2207 domain-containing protein, encoding MNMWTKRIQRLCLFCLGLFLILVLSINHAAAQSPPFYWEFMNVNIAVQTNGDMLITETQKYTFTGDYKNQRYRYIPIDKLDKITEVSVSENGKLLPTATGVKNNQLWIRWEHQLNPPESHTFVLKYRVIGGLHVNDNNAKVYWKAIFADRQASIKQAKVTVELPEQFAASIKDFQSYGVSADIRQVNTKIIEFVAQEAIEPKNELEVQVTFDRTGTNVTTPQWQNSQFLPNYSGFWWLFWLFFLVIFLFSSSNNRSRGGGGVSASSHSISHGGGGGGGGGGGGGGGGGGGGGGGGGGGGG